The DNA region TTCCTCGCCGCCACGGTGCTCGGATCGGCCGCGTTCCTGAGCTGGTTCCTGTACGGGTTCTCCGGGCGGATCGCCCGGCTGGAGGCCGCGCTCGCCGCGCCGCGCCCGGACGGCCAGGACCTGCCCCATCTCGACCGCACCGGCGAGCGCGAGCTCGACCGGCTGGTGGACGCCCTCAACGCCGCCGGCGGGCGGCTGCGGGAGGCGCAGGCGCGCATCGTGGCGACCGAGCGCCTGGCCGCCGTCGGCCGGCTGGCGGCGAGCATCGCCCACGAGATCCGCAACCCCATCGCGGCGATGCGGCTGAAGGCCGAGAACGCCCTGGTCAGCGGCGATCCGCACCGCGCCGCCGCCGCCCTCGAGGCGGTGCTCGGCCAGATCGCCCGGGTCGACACGCTGCTGCGCGACCTCCTCAACCTGACGCAGGCGCGGCCGCTCAACCGGATGCCCGCGCCGGTGGCGCCGCTCCTGACCGAGTGCGCGCACCTGCACGAGGACCTGGCGAGCGCGCGGTCGGTCCGGATCGCGGTCGCCGCCGACGGGCTGCCCGCCGCGGACCATCCGCATCTCGACCGGGCGCAGATCGCCCGGGCCGTCGACAACCTGCTGCTGAACGCCCTGCAGCACGCGCCGCCGGGCGGCCGGATCCGCCTCGGTGCCGAGCGGGTGACCGTCGACGGCGCGCTGCGGCTGCGCCTCAGCGTCGCCGACACCGGTGCCGGGGTCGATCCGGCGATCCGCGCCAGCCTGTTCGAGCCCTTCGTCACCGGCCGGCCCGACGGGACCGGCCTCGGGCTCGCGATCGTGCGCGAGATCGCCCGGGCGCATCGGGGCGAGGCGAGACTGGTCGAGGGCGCGCCGGAGACCACCTTCGTCCTGGATCTGCCATGGCAACCATCCTGATCGTCGACGACGACAGAGCCCTGCGCGACGGGCTCGCCGAGACGGTGACCGACCTCGGGCACACCGCGCTCCCGGTCGCCTCCGGCTCGGAGGCGCTGGCGCGGCTGGGCGAGGGTCCGGTCGCTGCGGTGCTCCTCGACCTGCGCATGCCCGGCGCCCTCGACGGCATGGCCACGCTAGAGCGGATCCGCGCCCTGCCGGAGCCGCCCCCCGTGACGGTGCTGACGGCCTTCGCGAGCCCGGCCAACACCATCGAGGCGATGCGCCTCGGGGCGCACGACCACCTGACGAAGCCGATCGGCCGGGCCGACCTCGCCGCCGTCCTCGACGCGATGCTGCGCGACGCGCGCTCCGATCCCGGCAGCGCCGCCCCGCCGCCGGGCCATCCCGTCCTGATCGGGTCGAGCGCGGGCATGCGCAAGGTCCAGAAGACCATCGGCCTCGTCGCCGACAGCGCGTCCACGATCCTGATCCAGGGTGAGACCGGCACCGGCAAGGAGGAGGTCGCCCGGGCCCTGCACGCCTTCTCGCGGCGCCGCGCGCGGCCGTTCGTCCCGGTGAACTGCGCGGCGATCCCCGCCGAGGCCCTGGAGAGCGAGCTCTTCGGCCATGTCCGGGGCGCCTTCGCGGGGGCGACCTCCGACCGCGCCGGCGCCTTCCACGAGGCCGAGGGCGGCACCCTGTTCCTGGACGAGATCGGCGACATGCCGGCGGCGATGCAGGCCAAGATCCTGCGGGTGATCCAGGACTGCGTCGTGACCCCGCTGGGGGGCCGGTCCGCCAGGGTCGACGTCCGCCTCGTGGCGGCGACGCACCGCGACCTGCCGGCGCTCGTCGCCGAGGGCGGGTTCCGCGCCGACCTGTACTACCGGCTGAACGTCGTGCCGATCGCCCTGCCGCCCCTGCGCGAGCGCCTGGCCGACATCGTGCCGCTCGCCGAGCACTTCCTGGTTCCCTCCGGCAAGCGCCTGAGCGGCGGCGCCGCCTCGCGCCTGCTCGCCTACGAGTGGCCCGGCAACGTCCGCGAGCTGCGCAACGTCGTGGAGCGGGCCGCCGTGCTGGTGCGCGGCGGCACGATCGCCGCCGAGGCCATCGATCTGCCCGCCGCGCGGCCCGAGCGGCGCGGCGACGACGCGTTGGCCGACTGGCTCGCCGGCGACCTGCCCGGGGCCGTGGCCCGCCTGGAGCGGACCATGATCGCCGCCGCGCTCCGCGAGGCCGACGGCAACCGCGCCCGGGCGGCCCGCCGGCTCGGCATCCAGCGGCAGCTGCTCTACGCCAAGATCGAGCGCTACGGCCTCGCCGCGCCGGGGACCGATCTGTCGGAAGAGACGACAGATGCTGTCGGAAATCCCGACGCTTCGGCGGGCACCGACCCGGCCTGACGACTGCACCGGCCGGAGAATCGTTCACATCCGGCGTGAGGTCCCGGCGGCGCGGGAACCGATGGCGCGCGCGGGCGTCGAGCCCCGCGTGCGACGGTGCGGCCCGGATCGGGGCCGCGCCGTCCGTCGGTCGGGGGATCGCGGCAGGATGAACAGGATCGAGACGGGCGCCCGCGGCGCCGGCAGCCGGACGCCCTCGGCCAAGGCCCTGCGCGGCCTCGACGCGCTCAACTTCTTCCTGGCCGACGTGCGCGACGGCCTCGGCCCCTACCTCGCCATCTACCTGATCGCCGTGCGCGGCCCGGACCAGGGCTGGAACGAGGCCACCACCGGCCTCGTGATGACCATCGCGGGCATCCTCGGCCTCGTGGCGCAGACGCCCGCCGGCGCGCTGATCGACGCCACCAACCACAAGCGCGCGGTGGTCATCGGCGGCGCGATCGCGGTGACGGCCAGCTGCCTCGTCCTGCCGTTCATCACGAACTTCTACCTCGTCACCGCCACGCAATCGATCGCCCACGTCGCCGGGACGATCTTCCCGCCGGCGCTCGCCGCGATCACGCTGGGCCTCGTCGGGCCGAAGATGTTCGCCAAGCGGATCGGCCGCAACGAGGGCTTCAACCACGCCGGCAACGCGGTCTCCGCCGCTCTCGCGGGCGGGCTCGCCTACTTCTTCGGGCCGGTCGTGGTGTTCTGGCTGATGGGCATCCTGGCGGCGCTGTCGATCGGCGCCATGCTGCTGGTGCCGGCCGACGCCATCGACAACGACCTCGCCCGGGGCATGACCGAGGCGGAGGAGCAGGCGCATGAGAAGCCCTCCGGCCTCGCCACCCTGCTGCAGAACCGGGCGCTCCTGATCTTCGCGGTGCTCTGCGCGATCTTCCACCTCGCCAACGCGGCGATGCTGACCTCGGTGGGCCAGCTCCTGACGCACATCTCGGGCAAGGACCACGCGACCTCGCTGATCGCGGTCTGCATCGTGGCGGCGCAGTGCGTGATGGTGCCGGTGGCGATCTTCGTGGGCGCGAAGGCCGACGTGATCGGCCGCAAGCCGATCTTCCTCACCGCCTTCGGCATCCTGGCGCTGCGCGGCGTCCTCTACACGCTGTCGGACAACCCGTTCTGGCTGGTGGGCGTCCAGCTCCTCGACGGGATCGGCGCCGGCGTCTACGGCGCGCTGTTCCCGATCGTCGTCGCCGACCTGACCCGCGGCGGCGGTCGGTTCAACGCGGCGCAGGGTGCCGTGGCGACGGCCCAGGGGATCGGCGCCTCCCTGAGCGCGACCCTCGCCGGCGTGATCATCGTGTCGGCGGGTTACTCCACCGCCTTCCTGGCGCTGGCGGCCATCGCGGCGCTCGGCTTCGTCCTCTACTTCGCGCTGATGCCCGAGACCCGCGACGCGGTGCGCGCGGGCAGCGAGCCCGAGAGCGGCGCCGGCATGCCGCCGGCCGTTCCGGCGAGCGCCTGAGCGCCGCGATCGGATCCGGAGGTCGGGCTCAGGACGCGGCAGCCAGCTCCGGCGCGGCCTGGCTCGGCACGACTTCGCCTGACCCGAGTTGGGGCGGCACGGTCGCCTCCGGCGGGGCCTTGCGCGAGACGTAGTAGATGTCGACGGCGCGCCAGAACGCCCCCTGCTCCTCCATCGAGCGGCGCGCGAGGGATTTCTCGAGGATCGACATCGCGGCCCGCGCGGGCTCGCTCCGCTCGAGTTCCTCGAGCAGGCCGGCGAGATGCAGCATGGGGTCTACCTCCGAGCGGACAGCAACCCCGACTAACGCCCGAGCTTGCGTAACGATCCGTCGCGCCCTGCACGTCGGCGCCCTGCATGATCCTTGCCTCGGGCCGAGGCGCGGCTACCATCCCCGCGGCGAGTCCCGCTCGCTCTCCCGTCAACCGTCGAGGATCTCCGATGTTCTCCTGCCGAAGCGGCGCGGCTCTTCCCCTGCGCGGAGCGGTCTTCGCCCTGGCCCTGGCCAGCGGATTCGGGGCGGCGCCCCTCGTGGCCCGCGAGATGCCCGAGGCCGGCACCGCCGCCGCGGTGAAGAAGCCGAACGTGGTGATCCTCGCCACCGGCGGCACGATCGCCGGCGCCGGCGCCGATGCCGCCAACAGTGCCACCTACACGGCCGCCAAGGTGCCGGTCGACAAGCTGATCGCCGCCGTGCCGCAGGTGAACACCATCGCGAACGTCCGCGGCGAGCAGGTCTTCCAGATCGCCTCCGAGAGCTTCACCGACGCGCAGCTCGTCCAGCTCGGCAAGCGCGTGTCGCAGCTCCTGAAGCAGGACGACGTCGACGGCGTCGTCGTCACGCACGGGACCGACACCCTCGAGGAGACCGCGTTCTTCCTCGACCTCGTGGTGAAGAGCGACAAGCCGATCGTGGTGGTCGGCTCGATGCGGCCGGGCACGGCGATCTCGGCCGACGGCGCCCTCAACCTGCTCGACGCCGTCACGGTCGCCGCCAGCAAGGAGGCGATCGGCCAGGGCGTCACCGTGACGATGAACGACTACATCCAGTGCGGCCGCGACGTGAACAAGCGGACCAACATCGTGCCCAGCGCCTTCTACAGCCAGTGGGGCCCGCTCGGCATGGTGGTCGAGGGCAAGACCTACTTCTTCCGCTCGCTGACGAAGCGGCACAACATGAGCTCCGAGTTCGACATCGACCAGATCGACAGCCTGCCGCTGGTCGGCATCGTCTACGGCTCGGGCAACATGATCCCGGGCGTCTACGACGCCGAGCTCCAGGCCGGCGCCAAGGCGATCGTCAACGCCGGCACCGGCAACGGCTCGGTGCCGGGCTACCTCGTCGACAAGCTCAAGGACATCCGGTCCAAGGGCGCCGTCGTGATCCGCTCGTCGCGGGTGCCGGACGGCTTCGTCCTGCGCAACGCCGAGCAGCCCGACGACAAGTACGACTGGGTGGTCGCCCACGACCTCAACCCCGCCAAGGCCAAGATCCTGGCCGCCGTGGCGCTCACCAAGACCAGCGACACCAAGGAGCTGCAGCGCATCTTCTGGGAGTACTGAGTCCGGGGACGGGCCGGGCCTCCGAGGGTCGACCCCGTCCTGAGGCGTGCCGACGTCGGGCGTCCGGGCAGAGGCGTGCGGTCACCGTCTTGGCGAGCGCGGCGAGGCAATCCAGGGTCGCGCTGCCCTGGGTCACTTCGCTCCGCTCGCGACGACGCGGCGGGCGGACCTCGCGGCGTCGCCGGCGCCCGTCCCGGGTTACATCCCGCGGCGCACCCCTTAGATACCGGCCACCGACGCGGCCGCGCGGCCGATCCCGAATCGCGGCATCGGCCCTGCGCCCGTCGGCACCGAGCCTGGAGGAACGAGCATGACCGAGCTTCATCCCGAGGTCGCGGCGGTCACCGAGCGCGTCGTGGCGCGCTCCCGCGAGACCCGGCGCGCCTATCTCGACCTGATCGCCCGCGAGCGCGAGGCGGGGGTCCGGCGCGGCAAGCTCGCCTGCGGCAACCTCGCCCACGGCTTCGCGGCGTCCGGCGAGGACAAGGCGGCGATCCGCGACGAGCGGACGGTGATGAACGTCGGCATCGTCACCGCCTACAACGACATGCTCTCGGCCCATCAGCCCTACGGGCGCTACCCGGAGCAGATCAAGCTGTTCGCCCGGGAGCGCGGCGCCACCGCGCAGGTCGCGGGCGGCACGCCGGCCATGTGCGACGGCGTCACCCAGGGCCAGAGCGGCATGGAGCTGTCGCTGTTCTCCCGGGACACGATCGCGCTCTCCACCGCGGTCGCGCTGAGCCACGGCATGTTCGACGGCGCGGCGCTGCTCGGCATCTGCGACAAGATCGTGCCGGGCCTGCTGATCGGGGCGCTCCGCTTCGGCCACCTGCCGACGATCCTGATCCCGGCCGGCCCGATGCCCTCCGGCCTCGCCAACAAGGAGAAGCAGCGGATCCGCCAGCTCTACGCCGAGGGCAAGGTCGGCCGGGCGGAGCTGCTCGAATCCGAGTCGGCCTCCTACCACGCGGCCGGGACCTGCACGTTCTACGGCACCGCGAACTCGAACCAGATGATGATGGACATGATGGGCCTGCACATGCCGGGCGCGTCCTTCATCAATCCCGGCACGAAGCTGCGCCAAGCCGTGACCCGGGCGGCGATCCACCGGCTCACCGAGATCGGCGGCGCCGGCAACGATTACCGGCCCCTCGGCCTCTGCGTCGACGAGAAGGCGATCGTGAACGCCGCGGTCGGCCTGCTCGCCACGGGCGGATCGACCAACCACGCGATCCACCTGCCGGCCATCGCGCGCGCGGCCGGCATCGTCATCGACTGGGAGGACATCGACCGCCTCTCCAGCGCCGTGCCGCTGATCGCCCGCGTCTACCCGAACGGCGCCGGCGACGTGAACCATTTCCACGCCGCGGGCGGCATGAGCTTCGTGATGGCGGCGCTGCTCGACGCGGGCCTCCTGCACGACGACATCCTGACCGTGGCGGGCCAGTCGCTGCGCGACCACGCCCGCGACCCGAAGCTGGACGGCGAGGAGCTGGTCTTCGAGGACGCGGTGCCGGAGAGCCTCGACGACACGATGCTGCGTCGTCCCGGCAACCCGTTCCAGCCCGACGGCGGCATGCGGCTCGTGAGGGGCAATCTCGGCCGGGCGACGTTCAAGACCAGCGCCGTGGAGGAGCATCGCCGCACCATCGAGGCCCCGGCCCGGGTCTTCTCCGACCAGGACGAGGTGCTGAAGGCCTTCAAGGCCGGCGAGCTGGAGCGGGACGTCGTCGTCGTGGTCCGGTTCCAGGGCCCGAAGGCCAACGGCATGCCCGAGCTGCACAAGCTCACCCCGCCGCTCGGCGTGCTGCAGGATCGCGGCCACAAGGTCGCGCTGGTGACGGACGGGCGCATGTCGGGGGCGTCGGGCAAGGTCCCGGCCGCCATCCACCTGAGCCCCGAGGCGCTCGGCGGCGGCCCGATCGGACGGATCCGCGACGGTGACATCGTCCGCCTCAGCGCCGCCGATGGGCTGCTGCAGGTTCTGGTCGACGACGCGGAATTCGCGGCCCGCCCCGAGGCCGAGGCGCCGGAGCCCGCGCAGGGCACCGGGCGGGAGCTGTTCGCGTTCATGCGTCACGGGGCCGACACGGCGGAGCGTGGCGCCTCGGCGATGCTCGCCGCCGCCGGCCTCTGAAACCAGCAGGGAGTTGCCGACCATGAACGATCTGACCAGCATCGACGCGCTGATGCGCTCCGTGCCCGTCATTCCGGTCCTGGTGATCGACGACGCGGCCCAGGCGCGGCCCATCGCCGAGGCCCTGGTGAGGGGCGGACTGACCGCCCTGGAGGTCACCCTGCGCACCCCGGCCGCCCTCGACGTCATCCGGGAGATGACCCGGGTCGAGGGCGCGGTGGTGGGCGCCGGGACGGTCCTCAACCCGCGCGATCTCGAGAAGGCCCTGGCGGCGGGGGCCGAGTTCATCGTCTCGCCGGGCCTCACGGAGCCGCTGACCGACGCCGCCAAGGCCAACGGCGTGCCCTACCTGCCCGGCGTCGCCACGGCGGCCGACATCATGCGCGGCCTCGACCACGGGCTCGACCGGTTCAAGTTCTTCCCGGCCGAGGCCGCGGGCGGGATCAAGGCGCTGAAGGCGCACGCGGCGGTGTTCGGCGCGGTGCGGTTCTGCCCGACGGGCGGGATCACCGAGGCGACCGCTCCCGACTGGCTGGCGATCCCGTCCGTGCTCTGCGTGGGCGGCAGCTGGGTGGTGAAGCCCGGCGCCCCCGACCCGGCGGCGATCGAGCGGGCGGCCCGGGCCGCCGCTGGGTTGCGGACGGCGTAAGCCTCACGATCGACGTCCTTGCGAGCCAAGCGAGGCAACCCAGGGTCGCGCCACATCTCCAGGATGTCGCGCTGCCCTGGGTCACTTCGCTGCGCTCGCGATGACGGAGAGGGCACGGCCCCCTCCCCGCAGAGAGAGGTGGGAGCTGTTGCAGCCCCTCACTCCGCCGGCAGCGGCTGCCTCTGCACCCGCGGGACGAACACGCCGCTCTCCGGCTCGAGGGCGATGCGCCGGTCGTGGAAGGCGTCCAGCGTCGAGCGGTGGCCGATCGACACGATCGTCGTGCCGGGAAGCCGCTCGCGCAGCATCCGGTAGAGGGCCGCCTCCGAGGGCTCGTCGAGGGAGGCCGTCGCCTCGTCGAGGAACAGCCATTCGGGCTTCGCCAGCAGCGCGCGGGCGATGGCCAGCCGCTGCTGCTCGCCGCCCGACAGCCGCCGCTCCCAGGTGTCGGTCTCGTCGAGGTGGTCGACGAGGTGGGTGAGCTGGGCGGCCGTCAGGGCATCCTTGATCGCCGTGTCCGGGAACTGGTCGGTGGTATTCGGGTAGACCACGGCGCCGCGCAGGGTCCCCTGCGGGATGTAGGGTCGCTGCGGCAGCAGCAGGGCCGACTGACCGGCGGGCACGTCGACCCGGCCCTTGCCGAACGGCCAGATCCCCGCGATCGCCCGGAACAGGGTCGACTTGCCCGAGCCGGAGGGACCCGTGACCAGGGTCGCGCCGCCGCGCGGCAGGGTCAGCGCGTCGGCGGTGACGATCGGCTTCCCGTTGGGAAGGGCGAGAACGAGGCCGCGCGCGGTGACGTCGCCGCTGCTCTCGTTGCCCTGGACGAGCCCGTAGCCGGCCGATTCCAGCGCCTCGGCCTTGGTCATGGCCCGGCGGAAGGAGCCGAGACGGTTGGTGTTGGCCTTGTAGGCCGCCAGCGTCGTGTACGAATCGACGAAGAACGACAGCGAGCTCTGCACCTGGCTGAAAGCCTGGGAGGTCTGCTGGAGCGCGCCCAGCGTGATCTTCTTGGCGAAGAAGGAGGGCGCGGCCAGCACCATCGGGAAGATCACGCTCGCCTGCCGGTAGCTGAACGTGAAGGCGATCAGCTTGATGCGGCGGAAGATGATCCCGACGTAGTTGTCGATCACGCTGTGGAACAGCGTCGAGAGCCGCGAGGCCTCCGCGCGCTCGCCGCGCAGCAGGGCGATCTGCTCCGAGTAGATGCGGTTCCGCGCCAGCGCGAAGCGGAAATTCGCCTCGACCTGCTCCTGCCGGAAGTCGAGCCCGATGAGCGGTCGGCCGATCAGGTGGGTGAGCCACGTGCCGACCACCGCGTAGGCGATCACCAGCCAGACCAGGAAGCCCGGGATCACCGTGTCGGTGAACGGCACGACGAAGTCGCGCGACAGGGTCCAGAGGATCACGATGAACGAGACGAGCTGCGCGGCCTGGCTGAGGAGGCGGATCGACAGCGTCGTGGTCTGAACGATGAAGCTGTTGACGTCGGCCTGGATACGCTGATCCGGGTTGTCCGCCTCCTCGTCGGTGAACGGGATCCGGTAATGCGTGCCGTTGCCGAGCCAGCGCTCGTAGAGGCTGTGGGTCAGCCACGTGCGCCAGCGGATCAGCAGCGAGGAATCCACGAACAGGTCGAACATGCCGATGGCGATGTTCAGCGTGGCGAGCGGGATGAACACCCACAGCAGCTGGTACCAGAACGCGCTCGCGTTGTATTCCTGGAGCGAATTGTACATGTCGCGGTAGAAGAAATTGAACCGCAGCGTCAGCGCCACGTCGGCAAAGTTCACGAAGATCGACAGCGCCACGAGATTGCGGCCGATCCGCCCTTCGGTCGTGCCGAACCAGCGGAACAGGCCGATCTCCTTGGTCGGCTTGTCGCGGTTGGCGAAGTACGGGTCGGCGATGTTGGTGATCGCGCGGATCGGCTCGAGGTGCGAGATGCCGAGCACGATGGCGGCGAAGACCACCGCGCCGGTGGCGGCGAAGGCCGGCGGGAGCAGCGCCGCGATCACCGGCGGCAGCAGCTCCATGGCGGCGATCGTCTTCGATCCGGCGAGCAGCAGGTAGCCGACGCCGTAGACCGAGACGAAGACCTTGAGATAGGCGGAGATGCCGTTCGAGGCGATCAGGATGCCCGCCATGGCGAAGCCGGCGAGGGACACGTAGAGCGGCGGGCTCGGGATTCCGGGAAACGCCAGAAGGATCAGCGCGGCCAGAGCCGTGAGCACGGCCTGGATGCCCAGTCCGGTCCTGAGTGCTGCCACGCGTCGACCCCCATCCGTGCGCGCCCGCTCGGGACGCCGCCGGCGGCCTTGGCCCCGGCAGATGGCCAGATAGTGGCACTATGCCGGCGCTGTCGCGTGAAACTTTGGTCACGTTCCGACGGTGCGGCGATTTACGCGGGTGGCGCGGGCAGGCCGGCTACCAGTTCCACTCCTCGAAGCCGGGCTCGCGGCAATGGTAGCCGATCGGGCATTGCGGGTTGTCGCGCGTCGGGGCGAAGCGCAGCTCGGCGATCTCCGCGCCGGTGCACTGCCCGGGATTGCTGACGAAACGCTCCGGTGCCGTCCCGGCGGCGATGATCACGTCGCCCTCGTTCTTCACCAGGGCCATCGCCTCGGAGCAGGTCATGCGGGCCGTCATCGAGCCGCGCGGCGGCCGCGTCTGCGCACGGGCCTCGACCCCGGCCGCGACGGCGGCGAGGTGGGCGAACAGCAAAGCGAGGGCCAACGGCCTCATCGGGCACGAATTCCGGTACGCACCCGGGAAGAAAGCCCGCGGGTCTGGCGCCATCCTGCACAAGCAGGCCGTCCGAGACTGTCACCGGAATGCGCCACCAAGCCGCTTTCGCCGTCGGACCGCCGCAATCGGCGGATTAGGAGATTCCGGGATTGCCGAAAGCAGCTGTAGATTTGTGATCGTGGACGCCTGCGCGGGCGGCCCCGGCACGACGGCTGGACCGGCCCCCCGGCACGCGTCTCCGGCGCCCCGCGTGCCGGCCGACCGGCGCCGGAGCCAAGGGACCCAGCGATGTCCGCTCTCTCGATCCTCGACATCTCCGCCGTGCGCGCCGCGCCCGTCTCCCGCGAGCCCTACGCCTACACGCTCGGCAACAACGTCCTGAACCCCGACGCGATCGACGACATCCGGCGCGACTTCCCGGACATCGCCAAGCCGGGATACCTGACGGTGGACGAGGTCGCCCTCAAGGGCCGGTTCAAGGCGCTGATCGACGAGCTGGAGAGCGACGCCTTCTCGGAGATCCTCGGCGAGAAGTTCGGCATCGACCTCGTCTCCTGCC from Methylobacterium sp. NMS14P includes:
- a CDS encoding sigma-54-dependent transcriptional regulator; translation: MATILIVDDDRALRDGLAETVTDLGHTALPVASGSEALARLGEGPVAAVLLDLRMPGALDGMATLERIRALPEPPPVTVLTAFASPANTIEAMRLGAHDHLTKPIGRADLAAVLDAMLRDARSDPGSAAPPPGHPVLIGSSAGMRKVQKTIGLVADSASTILIQGETGTGKEEVARALHAFSRRRARPFVPVNCAAIPAEALESELFGHVRGAFAGATSDRAGAFHEAEGGTLFLDEIGDMPAAMQAKILRVIQDCVVTPLGGRSARVDVRLVAATHRDLPALVAEGGFRADLYYRLNVVPIALPPLRERLADIVPLAEHFLVPSGKRLSGGAASRLLAYEWPGNVRELRNVVERAAVLVRGGTIAAEAIDLPAARPERRGDDALADWLAGDLPGAVARLERTMIAAALREADGNRARAARRLGIQRQLLYAKIERYGLAAPGTDLSEETTDAVGNPDASAGTDPA
- the eda gene encoding bifunctional 4-hydroxy-2-oxoglutarate aldolase/2-dehydro-3-deoxy-phosphogluconate aldolase — translated: MNDLTSIDALMRSVPVIPVLVIDDAAQARPIAEALVRGGLTALEVTLRTPAALDVIREMTRVEGAVVGAGTVLNPRDLEKALAAGAEFIVSPGLTEPLTDAAKANGVPYLPGVATAADIMRGLDHGLDRFKFFPAEAAGGIKALKAHAAVFGAVRFCPTGGITEATAPDWLAIPSVLCVGGSWVVKPGAPDPAAIERAARAAAGLRTA
- a CDS encoding asparaginase; its protein translation is MFSCRSGAALPLRGAVFALALASGFGAAPLVAREMPEAGTAAAVKKPNVVILATGGTIAGAGADAANSATYTAAKVPVDKLIAAVPQVNTIANVRGEQVFQIASESFTDAQLVQLGKRVSQLLKQDDVDGVVVTHGTDTLEETAFFLDLVVKSDKPIVVVGSMRPGTAISADGALNLLDAVTVAASKEAIGQGVTVTMNDYIQCGRDVNKRTNIVPSAFYSQWGPLGMVVEGKTYFFRSLTKRHNMSSEFDIDQIDSLPLVGIVYGSGNMIPGVYDAELQAGAKAIVNAGTGNGSVPGYLVDKLKDIRSKGAVVIRSSRVPDGFVLRNAEQPDDKYDWVVAHDLNPAKAKILAAVALTKTSDTKELQRIFWEY
- a CDS encoding ABC transporter ATP-binding protein/permease; this translates as MAALRTGLGIQAVLTALAALILLAFPGIPSPPLYVSLAGFAMAGILIASNGISAYLKVFVSVYGVGYLLLAGSKTIAAMELLPPVIAALLPPAFAATGAVVFAAIVLGISHLEPIRAITNIADPYFANRDKPTKEIGLFRWFGTTEGRIGRNLVALSIFVNFADVALTLRFNFFYRDMYNSLQEYNASAFWYQLLWVFIPLATLNIAIGMFDLFVDSSLLIRWRTWLTHSLYERWLGNGTHYRIPFTDEEADNPDQRIQADVNSFIVQTTTLSIRLLSQAAQLVSFIVILWTLSRDFVVPFTDTVIPGFLVWLVIAYAVVGTWLTHLIGRPLIGLDFRQEQVEANFRFALARNRIYSEQIALLRGERAEASRLSTLFHSVIDNYVGIIFRRIKLIAFTFSYRQASVIFPMVLAAPSFFAKKITLGALQQTSQAFSQVQSSLSFFVDSYTTLAAYKANTNRLGSFRRAMTKAEALESAGYGLVQGNESSGDVTARGLVLALPNGKPIVTADALTLPRGGATLVTGPSGSGKSTLFRAIAGIWPFGKGRVDVPAGQSALLLPQRPYIPQGTLRGAVVYPNTTDQFPDTAIKDALTAAQLTHLVDHLDETDTWERRLSGGEQQRLAIARALLAKPEWLFLDEATASLDEPSEAALYRMLRERLPGTTIVSIGHRSTLDAFHDRRIALEPESGVFVPRVQRQPLPAE
- a CDS encoding MFS transporter, with the protein product MNRIETGARGAGSRTPSAKALRGLDALNFFLADVRDGLGPYLAIYLIAVRGPDQGWNEATTGLVMTIAGILGLVAQTPAGALIDATNHKRAVVIGGAIAVTASCLVLPFITNFYLVTATQSIAHVAGTIFPPALAAITLGLVGPKMFAKRIGRNEGFNHAGNAVSAALAGGLAYFFGPVVVFWLMGILAALSIGAMLLVPADAIDNDLARGMTEAEEQAHEKPSGLATLLQNRALLIFAVLCAIFHLANAAMLTSVGQLLTHISGKDHATSLIAVCIVAAQCVMVPVAIFVGAKADVIGRKPIFLTAFGILALRGVLYTLSDNPFWLVGVQLLDGIGAGVYGALFPIVVADLTRGGGRFNAAQGAVATAQGIGASLSATLAGVIIVSAGYSTAFLALAAIAALGFVLYFALMPETRDAVRAGSEPESGAGMPPAVPASA
- the edd gene encoding phosphogluconate dehydratase, which codes for MTELHPEVAAVTERVVARSRETRRAYLDLIAREREAGVRRGKLACGNLAHGFAASGEDKAAIRDERTVMNVGIVTAYNDMLSAHQPYGRYPEQIKLFARERGATAQVAGGTPAMCDGVTQGQSGMELSLFSRDTIALSTAVALSHGMFDGAALLGICDKIVPGLLIGALRFGHLPTILIPAGPMPSGLANKEKQRIRQLYAEGKVGRAELLESESASYHAAGTCTFYGTANSNQMMMDMMGLHMPGASFINPGTKLRQAVTRAAIHRLTEIGGAGNDYRPLGLCVDEKAIVNAAVGLLATGGSTNHAIHLPAIARAAGIVIDWEDIDRLSSAVPLIARVYPNGAGDVNHFHAAGGMSFVMAALLDAGLLHDDILTVAGQSLRDHARDPKLDGEELVFEDAVPESLDDTMLRRPGNPFQPDGGMRLVRGNLGRATFKTSAVEEHRRTIEAPARVFSDQDEVLKAFKAGELERDVVVVVRFQGPKANGMPELHKLTPPLGVLQDRGHKVALVTDGRMSGASGKVPAAIHLSPEALGGGPIGRIRDGDIVRLSAADGLLQVLVDDAEFAARPEAEAPEPAQGTGRELFAFMRHGADTAERGASAMLAAAGL
- a CDS encoding sensor histidine kinase encodes the protein MTAYSLRARLLALWVLLVASAAATAYLMLGVYDQSTGVQVAQADLAVGRACREIIDRYAALVRARGKGVGEADLVGTLSTALARFPGLEGGIWSAARGSVAYAYPTYEGSGPKTDFPAAERDAIAALNAQALRVDHAVSERRPSRTQVLMLQACPLHGPEAGLTAWSMTRAHVNDGPTYTRFLAGLGFLAATVLGSAAFLSWFLYGFSGRIARLEAALAAPRPDGQDLPHLDRTGERELDRLVDALNAAGGRLREAQARIVATERLAAVGRLAASIAHEIRNPIAAMRLKAENALVSGDPHRAAAALEAVLGQIARVDTLLRDLLNLTQARPLNRMPAPVAPLLTECAHLHEDLASARSVRIAVAADGLPAADHPHLDRAQIARAVDNLLLNALQHAPPGGRIRLGAERVTVDGALRLRLSVADTGAGVDPAIRASLFEPFVTGRPDGTGLGLAIVREIARAHRGEARLVEGAPETTFVLDLPWQPS